The Scatophagus argus isolate fScaArg1 chromosome 20, fScaArg1.pri, whole genome shotgun sequence genome window below encodes:
- the smad7 gene encoding mothers against decapentaplegic homolog 7, which translates to MFRTKRSGLVRRLWRSRAPVEGDGEADRGTHGSGGCCMGKTTKVAKSNAGSEAELKALTHSILKKIKEKQLEVLLQAVESKGGARSPCLLLPSKVDAKVGQQSYSLPMLLYKVFRWPDLRHSSELKRLSCCESYGKINPELVCCNPHHMSRLCELESPPPPYSRYPMDYLKPPDSPDSGPSSSDTGGTTYSAPVGLSDSLALQESGDRAHWCVVAYWEEKTRVGRLYSVQEPSLDIFYDLPQGNGFCLGQLCSDNKSQLVQMVRTKIGYGIQLTREPDGVWVYNRSCYPIFIKSATLDNPDSRTLLVHKVFPGFSIKAFDYDKAGSLQRPNDHEFTQQPRTGFTVQISFVKGWGQCYTRQFISSCPCWLEVIFNTR; encoded by the exons ATGTTTAGGACCAAACGATCGGGGCTCGTCCGGCGACTCTGGAGGAGCCGTGCGCCCGTGGAGGGCGACGGGGAGGCGGATAGAGGGACGCATGGCTCCGGGGGCTGCTGCATGGGCAAAACGACAAAGGTGGCCAAGTCCAACGCCGGGTCGGAAGCTGAATTGAAGGCGTTGACCCACTCGATACTTAAAAAGATCAAAGAGAAACAATTAGAGGTGCTTTTGCAGGCGGTGGAGTCCAAGGGGGGCGCCCGAAGCCCCTGCTTGCTCCTGCCCAGCAAAGTGGACGCCAAAGTGGGTCAACAGTCTTACTCTCTCCCCATGCTGCTCTACAAAGTGTTCAGGTGGCCGGACCTCAGGCATTCCTCGGAGCTGAAGAGGCTGTCTTGCTGTGAATCCTACGGGAAAATCAACCCAGAGCTCGTTTGCTGCAACCCGCACCACATGAGCAGACTTTGTGAACTCG agtcccctcctcctccatatTCGCGCTATCCCATGGACTATCTTAAACCACCAG ATTCTCCAGACTCTGGACCTTCATCCAGTGATACTGGGGGAACAACATACTCGGCCCCTGTGGGGCTTTCAG attCCCTGGCTTTGCAGGAGTCTGGCGATCGGGCCCATTGGTGCGTGGTGGCATACTGGGAGGAGAAGACACGCGTCGGGCGCCTCTACTCGGTCCAGGAGCCCTCTCTGGACATCTTCTATGATCTACCTCAGGGGAACGGCTTCTGCCTGGGCCAGCTCTGCTCTGACAACAAGTCCCAGCTGGTGCAGATGGTGCGGACCAAGATCGGCTATGGCATCCAGCTGACACGTGAGCCAGACGGGGTGTGGGTCTACAACCGCAGCTGCTACCCCATCTTCATTAAGTCGGCCACACTGGACAACCCGGACTCGCGCACGTTGCTGGTGCACAAGGTGTTCCCCGGATTCTCCATTAAAGCTTTTGACTATGACAAGGCCGGTAGCCTGCAGAGGCCAAACGACCACGAGTTCACGCAACAGCCTCGCACGGGCTTCACGGTGCAGATAAGCTTTGTGAAAGGCTGGGGACAGTGCTACACCAGACAGTTCATCAGTAGCTGCCCGTGCTGGTTGGAAGTCATTTTCAACACCCGATAG